In one window of Chitinophagales bacterium DNA:
- a CDS encoding c-type cytochrome: MKKAFKVLGYLLLGIIVLLAAALTYVKLALPNVGEAPQLTVQATPEKIARGEYLANHVTVCMDCHSKRDWTKFSGPVTPGTLGMGGDRFDESVGMPGVFYAKNVTPAGINRYSDGELFRLITTGVTKEGRAMFPLMPYPYYGKMDAEDVEAIIAYLRSIPSIKNDVPDSKPSFPMNFIINTIPQKATLSKRPDTTDILAYGGYLTNAAGCVECHTPVEQGRIISEKSFGGGRVFLFPDGSELRSSNISPHKTGIGSWTEAMFVQRFKAYADSNYTPPAVKQGEFNSIMPWTMYAGMKESDLKAIYSYLKTVQPQENMVEKFVVAKK; encoded by the coding sequence ATGAAAAAAGCCTTCAAAGTGCTAGGCTATCTCCTGCTTGGCATTATCGTACTGCTTGCTGCTGCTTTAACTTATGTAAAATTGGCTCTACCCAATGTGGGTGAAGCACCACAACTAACCGTACAAGCCACGCCTGAAAAAATTGCCAGGGGCGAGTACCTCGCCAATCACGTAACAGTTTGCATGGACTGTCATTCCAAGCGAGATTGGACAAAGTTTTCCGGTCCGGTTACACCAGGAACTTTAGGTATGGGTGGCGATCGCTTCGACGAATCCGTTGGCATGCCCGGTGTTTTTTATGCAAAGAATGTTACGCCCGCCGGCATCAATCGCTATAGTGATGGTGAATTGTTTCGCTTGATCACCACAGGTGTTACCAAAGAAGGTCGGGCCATGTTTCCTTTGATGCCCTATCCTTATTATGGCAAAATGGATGCGGAAGATGTGGAAGCTATTATTGCGTATTTGAGATCTATTCCCTCTATAAAAAATGATGTGCCCGATTCCAAGCCAAGCTTCCCGATGAACTTCATCATCAATACCATTCCGCAAAAAGCTACGCTTAGCAAGCGTCCTGATACAACAGATATACTTGCATACGGTGGTTATCTCACCAATGCTGCGGGTTGTGTGGAATGTCATACCCCCGTTGAGCAGGGTAGAATCATTTCGGAAAAATCTTTCGGAGGCGGAAGGGTCTTTTTGTTTCCTGATGGATCTGAACTGCGTTCATCTAATATTAGTCCACACAAAACTGGCATCGGCAGCTGGACCGAAGCCATGTTTGTACAACGATTCAAAGCATATGCTGATTCAAACTATACGCCACCTGCGGTAAAGCAAGGCGAGTTCAACAGCATCATGCCCTGGACTATGTATGCGGGTATGAAAGAATCAGATCTGAAAGCGATTTATTCCTACTTGAAAACAGTACAGCCACAAGAGAACATGGTGGAGAAATTTGTTGTTGCCAAAAAATAG
- a CDS encoding PDZ domain-containing protein has product MRIIYLLFTVLFAIEVSGQAAIARLKFEDAEEAFNKGDYTTTLSKLEDAEKLFGKINVPILHLRIVSQDKLLQKKLDFSMLANLRKNCEQFLIDYETMEGIEEKYRQVYKIQESYAKYPKTMEEYQKLVAEKNAEEEAKRELARKNATVKVYLFRSTGFAASAVGFQVFQDGQVVGRISNKEYLSFDVLPGRHSFGAQDGRSTEIKRKTELTEIDVLPETPVFLEVDYNKWNGDLDVVTITKEKAKEYFEKLKPGENRVVTNNRSSDAFGLVGSVAAASKTASASSQSIYLAPNSLSFIGITTQSVSITLLVTSVTPGSPAAKADIKVNDIIVTINNEIANSPKTINQLKERFLVSKEMTIQLIRNESPMEVKVFLEKQAAIGRG; this is encoded by the coding sequence ATGCGCATAATCTACCTCCTTTTTACCGTATTGTTCGCTATCGAAGTATCTGGTCAGGCAGCCATTGCGCGCCTCAAGTTTGAAGACGCTGAAGAAGCTTTCAACAAAGGCGACTATACCACAACACTCTCTAAGTTAGAAGATGCTGAGAAGTTGTTTGGTAAAATCAATGTGCCCATTTTGCATTTACGCATTGTTTCTCAGGATAAGCTTTTGCAGAAAAAGCTTGACTTTTCCATGCTCGCCAACCTGCGCAAAAATTGTGAGCAGTTTTTGATTGACTATGAAACCATGGAAGGCATTGAAGAAAAATATCGTCAGGTGTATAAAATACAGGAGTCTTATGCCAAATACCCCAAAACCATGGAGGAATACCAGAAGCTTGTTGCTGAAAAAAATGCAGAAGAAGAAGCAAAAAGGGAATTAGCCAGAAAGAACGCTACTGTCAAAGTATATCTCTTTAGGTCTACAGGCTTTGCAGCAAGCGCTGTGGGTTTTCAAGTTTTCCAAGATGGTCAGGTAGTTGGGCGCATTAGTAATAAAGAATACTTATCATTTGATGTTTTACCAGGCAGGCATAGCTTTGGTGCTCAGGATGGCAGAAGTACTGAGATTAAAAGAAAAACCGAGCTTACAGAAATTGATGTGTTACCAGAAACGCCTGTTTTTTTGGAGGTTGATTACAATAAGTGGAATGGAGATTTGGATGTGGTAACCATTACCAAGGAAAAGGCTAAAGAATACTTTGAAAAACTAAAGCCAGGAGAGAACAGAGTTGTTACCAATAACCGCTCCTCCGATGCATTTGGTTTAGTAGGTTCTGTTGCTGCTGCCAGTAAAACCGCTTCGGCAAGTAGTCAATCTATTTACCTTGCCCCAAACAGTTTATCATTCATTGGCATTACCACTCAGTCCGTTAGTATCACACTCTTAGTTACTTCTGTAACGCCAGGTAGCCCGGCGGCTAAAGCCGATATCAAGGTAAATGATATCATAGTAACCATCAACAATGAAATTGCAAACTCCCCAAAAACCATCAACCAGCTGAAAGAACGTTTTTTGGTTAGTAAGGAAATGACAATCCAACTAATTCGCAATGAGTCGCCAATGGAAGTGAAAGTCTTCCTTGAAAAGCAAGCAGCAATCGGAAGAGGATAG